In Acipenser ruthenus chromosome 15, fAciRut3.2 maternal haplotype, whole genome shotgun sequence, a genomic segment contains:
- the LOC117422492 gene encoding discoidin domain-containing receptor 2-like isoform X1 yields the protein MLFLLLLLLPAESRSQTDPAQCRYALGMQDGSIADDDLTASSQWYESTGPKYARLGRDEADGAWCPAGPLHPSDEQFLQVDLRSLCFVTLVGTQGRSGGGAGKEFVRIYRLDYSRDGDRWISWKSRTGQKVIQGNSNVYDVVLKDLRPPVIARYLRIIPVTELTSTVCMRMELYGCSWHDGLLSYSAPEGQIMAVPGYPIAYLNDSTYDGFLERRLLFGGLGQLTDGLLGMDDFLQTHQTRTWQGYDYVGWRNDSLGPGYVEMDFLFDKQRNFSSMKVHCNNMFSRGVKIFKKVSCLFKPRLISDWEPEPVGITTVLDDKNPSARFVTVPLGNRVGKELRCQFSFADTWMMFSEISFQSNMEVIKPRVIPVHTRLPSPLSTADPEPELSTTLQSQETTPPFMVSWPVDRPDDGSTSVLIGCLVTIILLLLVIIVLILWCQYVRKVLEKAPCRILDEEVMGQHSSCSDTMVVHSSHSNPTYETVFLLDPEYQEPVLLLHKLPELSQSAEDSVLILSNPAYDLFIPTSFPLIGWHIMKSKPISTNVCSGDYAEPDLTQCTPHQGFQSSVPHYAETDIVSLQGVTGSNMYAVPALTVDSLTRKGISVGEFPRQRLHFREKLGEGQFGEVHLCEAEGLQEFLGGVVPLSDPDGRPVLVAVKKLRADASKNARNDFLKEIKIMSRLNHPNIVRLLGVCVCADPLCMITEYMENGDLNQFLSQRESESTLTHANNIPSVSLPNLLHMSAQISSGMRYLASLNFVHRDLATRNCLVDHQLTIKIADFGMSRNLYSGDYYRIQGRAVLPIRWMAWESILLGKFTTASDVWAFGVTLWEIFTLCKEQPYSLLSDEQVIENTGEFFRNQGRQIFLSPPPLCPLTLFELMLRCWSRDTKDRPSFERVHCHLQEHIA from the exons ATGCTgttcctcctgctgctgctcctgcctgCAGAGTCGCGCTCGCAGACAGACCCCG CACAATGCCGCTATGCACTGGGCATGCAGGACGGCTCAATAGCAGACGATGACCTCACCGCATCCAGCCAATGGTACGAGTCGACTGGGCCCAAGTACGCCAG GCTGGGCAGGGATGAAGCAGACGGCGCCTGGTGTCCAGCTGGCCCGCTCCACCCCTCGGATGAGCAGTTCTTGCAGGTGGACCTGCGCAGCCTGTGCTTCGTGACTCTGGTGGGGACACAGGGTCGGAGCGGGGGGGGAGCAGGGAAGGAGTTCGTCAGAATCTACCGGCTGGACTACAGCCGAGATGGAGACCGCTGGATATCCTGGAAGAGCCGGACTGGGCAGAAG GTGATCCAAGGAAACAGCAATGTCTACGACGTGGTTCTGAAGGACCTGCGCCCGCCCGTCATCGCCCGCTACCTGCGCATCATCCCTGTCACTGAGCTCACCAGCACTGTGTGCATGCGCATGGAGCTCTACGGCTGCAGCTGGCACG ACGGGCTGTTGTCCTACAGCGCCCCCGAAGGTCAGATCATGGCAGTGCCTGGGTATCCCATTGCCTACCTCAACGACTCCACCTACGATGGCTTCCTGGAGCGCAG GCTGCTGTTCGGAGGGCTGGGGCAGCTGACGGACGGGCTCTTGGGGATGGATGATTTCCTGCAGACTCACCAGACCCGGACCTGGCAGGGCTACGACTACGTGGGCTGGAGGAACGACAGCCTGGGCCCAGGCTACGTGGAGATGGACTTCCTCTTCGACAAGCAGAGAAACTTCAGCTCCATGAAG gtgCATTGCAACAACATGTTCTCCAGGGGTGTGAAGATCTTCAAGAAGGTGTCGTGCCTCTTCAAGCCCCGGCTGATCTCCGACTGGGAGCCCGAGCCCGTGGGCATCACCACCGTGCTGGACGACAAGAACCCCAGCGCCCGCTTCGTCACCGTGCCGCTGGGCAACCGCGTGGGCAAGGAGCTGCGCTGCCAGTTCTCCTTCGCAGACACCTGGATGATGTTCAGCGAGATCTCCTTCCAGTCCA ACATGGAGGTGATCAAGCCCAGGGTGATTCCAGTCCACACACGCCTGCCTTCCCCCCTGAGCACCGCAGATCCTGAGCCAGAGCTCTCCACCACGCTTCAGAGTCAAG agaCCACGCCCCCCTTCATGGTGAGCTGGCCCGTGGATCGCCCTGACGACGGCAGCACCTCCGTCCTGATTGGCTGCCTGGTGACCATCATCCTGCTTCTGCTGGTCATCATCGTCCTCATCCTGTGGTGTCAGTATGTGCGCAAGGTGCTGGAGAAG gccccCTGCCGGATTCTGGACGAGGAGGTGATGGGGCAGCATTCTTCCTGCAGCGACACCATGGTGGTTCACAGCTCCCATAGCAACCCTACCTACGAGACAGTCTTCCTGCTGGACCCAGAGTACCAGGAGCCTGTCCTGCTGCTGCACAAGCTCCCCGAGCTGTCCCAGAGTGCGGAGGACTCGG TTCTCATCCTTAGCAACCCAGCCTATGACCTTTTCATCCCAACTTCCTTTCCTCTGATTGGCTGGCATATTATGAAGAGTAAACCAATTAGCACGAACG tgtgcagtggTGATTATGCGGAGCCGGATCTTACCCAGTGCACTCCTCACCAGGGTTTCCAGAGCAGCGTGCCGCACTATGCCGAGACAGACATCGTGAGCCTGCAGGGCGTCACCGGGAGCAACATGTACGCCGTGCCGGCACTCACCGTCGACTCGCTCACTCGCAAGGGCATCTCCGTCGGGGAGTTCCCACGGCAacggctgcacttccgcgagaaGCTGGGGGAGGGGCAGTTCGGGGAG GTTCACCTGTGTGAGGCGGAGGGGCTGCAGGAGTTCCTGGGGGGAGTTGTCCCGCTCTCTGACCCCGATGGACGGCCTGTACTCGTCGCTGTCAAGAAACTGAGAGCCGACGCCTCCAAAAATGCCAG GAACGACTTCCTGAAGGAGATCAAGATCATGTCTCGGCTCAACCACCCCAACATCGTCCGGCTGCTaggcgtgtgcgtgtgcgcggaCCCACTCTGCATGATCACGGAGTACATGGAGAACGGAGACCTCAACCAGTTCCTGTCCCAGCGCGAAAGCGAGAGCACGCTGACCCACGCCAACAACATCCCCTCTGTCAG CCTCCCGAACCTCCTGCACATGTCGGCTCAGATCTCGTCGGGGATGCGCTACCTGGCATCTCTGAACTTCGTGCACCGCGACCTCGCCACGCGGAACTGCCTGGTCGACCACCAGCTCACCATCAAGATTGCCGACTTCGGCATGAGCCGCAACCTGTACAGCGGGGACTACTACCGCATCCAGGGCCGCGCCGTGCTGCCCATACGATGGATGGCCTGGGAGAGCATCCTGCTG GGGAAGTTCACCACAGCGAGCGACGTGTGGGCGTTCGGAGTGACGCTGTGGGAGATCTTCACCCTGTGCAAGGAGCAGCCCTACAGCCTGCTGTCCGACGAGCAAGTCATTGAGAACACCGGCGAGTTCTTCAGGAACCAGGGCCGACAG ATCTTCCTATCGCCCCCCCCGCTCTGCCCCCTGACTCTCTTTGAGCTCATGCTGCGCTGCTGGAGCCGTGACACCAAGGACAGGCCCAGCTTCGAGAGGGTGCATTGCCACCTACAGGAGCACATTGCCTAG
- the LOC117422492 gene encoding discoidin domain-containing receptor 2-like isoform X2, whose product MLFLLLLLLPAESRSQTDPAQCRYALGMQDGSIADDDLTASSQWYESTGPKYARLGRDEADGAWCPAGPLHPSDEQFLQVDLRSLCFVTLVGTQGRSGGGAGKEFVRIYRLDYSRDGDRWISWKSRTGQKVIQGNSNVYDVVLKDLRPPVIARYLRIIPVTELTSTVCMRMELYGCSWHDGLLSYSAPEGQIMAVPGYPIAYLNDSTYDGFLERRLLFGGLGQLTDGLLGMDDFLQTHQTRTWQGYDYVGWRNDSLGPGYVEMDFLFDKQRNFSSMKVHCNNMFSRGVKIFKKVSCLFKPRLISDWEPEPVGITTVLDDKNPSARFVTVPLGNRVGKELRCQFSFADTWMMFSEISFQSNMEVIKPRVIPVHTRLPSPLSTADPEPELSTTLQSQETTPPFMVSWPVDRPDDGSTSVLIGCLVTIILLLLVIIVLILWCQYVRKVLEKAPCRILDEEVMGQHSSCSDTMVVHSSHSNPTYETVFLLDPEYQEPVLLLHKLPELSQSAEDSVCSGDYAEPDLTQCTPHQGFQSSVPHYAETDIVSLQGVTGSNMYAVPALTVDSLTRKGISVGEFPRQRLHFREKLGEGQFGEVHLCEAEGLQEFLGGVVPLSDPDGRPVLVAVKKLRADASKNARNDFLKEIKIMSRLNHPNIVRLLGVCVCADPLCMITEYMENGDLNQFLSQRESESTLTHANNIPSVSLPNLLHMSAQISSGMRYLASLNFVHRDLATRNCLVDHQLTIKIADFGMSRNLYSGDYYRIQGRAVLPIRWMAWESILLGKFTTASDVWAFGVTLWEIFTLCKEQPYSLLSDEQVIENTGEFFRNQGRQIFLSPPPLCPLTLFELMLRCWSRDTKDRPSFERVHCHLQEHIA is encoded by the exons ATGCTgttcctcctgctgctgctcctgcctgCAGAGTCGCGCTCGCAGACAGACCCCG CACAATGCCGCTATGCACTGGGCATGCAGGACGGCTCAATAGCAGACGATGACCTCACCGCATCCAGCCAATGGTACGAGTCGACTGGGCCCAAGTACGCCAG GCTGGGCAGGGATGAAGCAGACGGCGCCTGGTGTCCAGCTGGCCCGCTCCACCCCTCGGATGAGCAGTTCTTGCAGGTGGACCTGCGCAGCCTGTGCTTCGTGACTCTGGTGGGGACACAGGGTCGGAGCGGGGGGGGAGCAGGGAAGGAGTTCGTCAGAATCTACCGGCTGGACTACAGCCGAGATGGAGACCGCTGGATATCCTGGAAGAGCCGGACTGGGCAGAAG GTGATCCAAGGAAACAGCAATGTCTACGACGTGGTTCTGAAGGACCTGCGCCCGCCCGTCATCGCCCGCTACCTGCGCATCATCCCTGTCACTGAGCTCACCAGCACTGTGTGCATGCGCATGGAGCTCTACGGCTGCAGCTGGCACG ACGGGCTGTTGTCCTACAGCGCCCCCGAAGGTCAGATCATGGCAGTGCCTGGGTATCCCATTGCCTACCTCAACGACTCCACCTACGATGGCTTCCTGGAGCGCAG GCTGCTGTTCGGAGGGCTGGGGCAGCTGACGGACGGGCTCTTGGGGATGGATGATTTCCTGCAGACTCACCAGACCCGGACCTGGCAGGGCTACGACTACGTGGGCTGGAGGAACGACAGCCTGGGCCCAGGCTACGTGGAGATGGACTTCCTCTTCGACAAGCAGAGAAACTTCAGCTCCATGAAG gtgCATTGCAACAACATGTTCTCCAGGGGTGTGAAGATCTTCAAGAAGGTGTCGTGCCTCTTCAAGCCCCGGCTGATCTCCGACTGGGAGCCCGAGCCCGTGGGCATCACCACCGTGCTGGACGACAAGAACCCCAGCGCCCGCTTCGTCACCGTGCCGCTGGGCAACCGCGTGGGCAAGGAGCTGCGCTGCCAGTTCTCCTTCGCAGACACCTGGATGATGTTCAGCGAGATCTCCTTCCAGTCCA ACATGGAGGTGATCAAGCCCAGGGTGATTCCAGTCCACACACGCCTGCCTTCCCCCCTGAGCACCGCAGATCCTGAGCCAGAGCTCTCCACCACGCTTCAGAGTCAAG agaCCACGCCCCCCTTCATGGTGAGCTGGCCCGTGGATCGCCCTGACGACGGCAGCACCTCCGTCCTGATTGGCTGCCTGGTGACCATCATCCTGCTTCTGCTGGTCATCATCGTCCTCATCCTGTGGTGTCAGTATGTGCGCAAGGTGCTGGAGAAG gccccCTGCCGGATTCTGGACGAGGAGGTGATGGGGCAGCATTCTTCCTGCAGCGACACCATGGTGGTTCACAGCTCCCATAGCAACCCTACCTACGAGACAGTCTTCCTGCTGGACCCAGAGTACCAGGAGCCTGTCCTGCTGCTGCACAAGCTCCCCGAGCTGTCCCAGAGTGCGGAGGACTCGG tgtgcagtggTGATTATGCGGAGCCGGATCTTACCCAGTGCACTCCTCACCAGGGTTTCCAGAGCAGCGTGCCGCACTATGCCGAGACAGACATCGTGAGCCTGCAGGGCGTCACCGGGAGCAACATGTACGCCGTGCCGGCACTCACCGTCGACTCGCTCACTCGCAAGGGCATCTCCGTCGGGGAGTTCCCACGGCAacggctgcacttccgcgagaaGCTGGGGGAGGGGCAGTTCGGGGAG GTTCACCTGTGTGAGGCGGAGGGGCTGCAGGAGTTCCTGGGGGGAGTTGTCCCGCTCTCTGACCCCGATGGACGGCCTGTACTCGTCGCTGTCAAGAAACTGAGAGCCGACGCCTCCAAAAATGCCAG GAACGACTTCCTGAAGGAGATCAAGATCATGTCTCGGCTCAACCACCCCAACATCGTCCGGCTGCTaggcgtgtgcgtgtgcgcggaCCCACTCTGCATGATCACGGAGTACATGGAGAACGGAGACCTCAACCAGTTCCTGTCCCAGCGCGAAAGCGAGAGCACGCTGACCCACGCCAACAACATCCCCTCTGTCAG CCTCCCGAACCTCCTGCACATGTCGGCTCAGATCTCGTCGGGGATGCGCTACCTGGCATCTCTGAACTTCGTGCACCGCGACCTCGCCACGCGGAACTGCCTGGTCGACCACCAGCTCACCATCAAGATTGCCGACTTCGGCATGAGCCGCAACCTGTACAGCGGGGACTACTACCGCATCCAGGGCCGCGCCGTGCTGCCCATACGATGGATGGCCTGGGAGAGCATCCTGCTG GGGAAGTTCACCACAGCGAGCGACGTGTGGGCGTTCGGAGTGACGCTGTGGGAGATCTTCACCCTGTGCAAGGAGCAGCCCTACAGCCTGCTGTCCGACGAGCAAGTCATTGAGAACACCGGCGAGTTCTTCAGGAACCAGGGCCGACAG ATCTTCCTATCGCCCCCCCCGCTCTGCCCCCTGACTCTCTTTGAGCTCATGCTGCGCTGCTGGAGCCGTGACACCAAGGACAGGCCCAGCTTCGAGAGGGTGCATTGCCACCTACAGGAGCACATTGCCTAG
- the LOC117422175 gene encoding uncharacterized protein LOC117422175, translated as MTLSGYWSQFEKEFLASHNDYRQQHGAPALKLSRDLSEAAQEWAEHLLKIRALKHGCTGENLYFSSSSVPAEVSGKDAVGSWYSEIKDYDFSKPGFGFNTGHFTQVVWKSSTEVGVGKATDGKMTFVVGRYSPPGNLSNPGYFQENVLPKGSSVGKEKPGSGIAPSAAALKPGRAPAGPPPSVGESSGFEAEVLETHNAYRRQHGAPSLRLDAGLCRESQEWADHLLSLRALQHSNTSYGENIWFKWSSNKTDSTGEEIVESWYSESKDYDFKQPGFQSNTGHFTQVVWVGSQRMGIGKATDGEGMVIAVARYHPAGNISNAGYFEKNVVPKGTPPAGGASRDPEPKKKENETASAGNSSVPGSGSFVLGFLESCNEQRSAHGAKPLTEDPEMSRGAESWARHLLSQGRLKHSTTSHGENIWAKMGGADATLTGQEVVDAWYEEMKNYDFSQPGYQEKTGHFTQLVWRGSRAVGVGSASDRKGTVIVVAQFQPPGNITNPGFYKRNVLPAGSKVTDQPEEEAAGKKTAGGSVAPIPGKELDQFSRSLLDTVNQFRKQHGAGPLKLSPALSKEAQDWAEHLLQIKALQSSDTEHGENLWYRWASSTAPPTGTEVAESWYKECSKYDFSSPGFTSGAGNFTQMIWRASLQVGTGLATDGQGMFIAVTFYDPPGNIANEGYFQDNVLPKGTRL; from the exons ATGACACTCA gtgGATACTGGTCCCAGTTTGAGAAGGAGTTCCTGGCCTCTCACAATGATTACCGGCAGCAGCACGGAGCCCCAGCCCTGAAGCTCAGCCGTGATCTCAGCGAGGCCGCGCAGGAATGGGCCGAGCACCTGCTGAAGATCAGAGCCTTGAAGCACGGCTGCACAGGAGAGAATCTGTACTTCAGCAGCAGCTCCGTGCCCGCGGAGGTGTCAG GGAAGGATGCTGTGGGCAGCTGGTACAGCGAGATTAAGGACTACGACTTCAGCAAACCTGGATTTGGATTCAATACAG GTCACTTCACCCAGGTAGTGTGGAAGAGCTCCACTGAGGTGGGAGTGGGGAAGGCCACTGATGGGAAGATGACCTTTGTGGTTGGGCGATACAGCCCCCCCGGGAACCTCTCCAATCCTGGGTACTTCCAGGAGAATGTCCTGCCCAAGGGCAGTTCAG TGGGCAAGGAGAAGCCCGGCAGTGGCATTGCCCCCTCTGCTGCAGCCCTGAAGCCAGGCCGTGCCCCCGCCGGACCCCCTCCCTCTGTGGGGGAGAGCTCTGGGTTCGAGGCAGAGGTGCTGGAGACTCACAACGCTTACCGTCGGCAGCACGGAGCCCCTTCACTGCGCCTGGACGCGGGGCTGTGCCGCGAGAGCCAGGAATGGGCCGATCATCTTCTCAGCCTCCGCGCCCTGCAGCACAGCAACACCAGCTACGGGGAGAACATCTGGTTCAAGTGGAGCTCCAACAAGACGGACTCCACTG GTGAAGAGATTGTGGAGTCGTGGTACAGCGAGAGCAAGGATTACGATTTCAAACAGCCGGGGTTCCAGAGCAACACAG gtCACTTCACCCAGGTGGTTTGGGTAGGCTCCCAGAGGATGGGCATCGGCAAGGCAACGGACGGTGAAGGAATGGTGATCGCGGTGGCTCGCTACCACCCGGCCGGTAACATCTCCAACGCGGGGTACTTCGAGAAGAACGTGGTGCCCAAGGGTACCCCACCAGCAGGGGGCGCCAGCAGGGACCCAGAGCCAAAGAAGAAAGAGAACGAGACAGCTTCAGCGGGGAACAGCAGCGTCCCAG GCTCAGGCAGCTTTGTGCTGGGCTTCCTGGAGTCGTGTAATGAGCAGAGGTCTGCTCACGGAGCCAAGCCCCTGACCGAGGACCCTGAGATGAGCAGGGGGGCAGAGAGCTGGGCCCGGCACCTCCTCTCCCAGGGCAGACTCAAGCACTCCACCACCTCCCACGGGGAGAACATCTGGGCCAAGATGGGCGGGGCGGACGCCACGCTGACAG GGCAGGAGGTGGTGGACGCCTGGTATGAGGAAATGAAGAACTACGACTTTTCCCAGCCGGGTTACCAGGAGAAAACAG GGCACTTCACCCAGCTGGTGTGGCGCGGGTCTCGCGCGGTGGGGGTGGGCAGTGCCTCGGACAGGAAGGGCACAGTCATCGTCGTGGCGCAGTTCCAGCCGCCCGGGAACATCACCAACCCCGGGTTCTACAAGCGCAACGTCCTGCCCGCCGGGTCGAAGGTCACCGACCAGCCCGAAGAGGAGGCTGCTGGGAAGAAGACCGCGGGTGGCAGCGTCGCCCCCATACCAG ggaaggagctggatcagTTCTCTCGCTCTCTGCTGGACACAGTGAACCAGTTCAGGAAGCAGCACGGGGCGGGGCCTCTCAAACTAAGCCCCGCCCTCTCCAAGGAGGCGCAGGATTGGGCGGAACACCTACTGCAGATCAAAGCCCTGCAGAGCAGCGACACCGAGCACGGAGAGAACCTCTGGTACCGCTGGGCCTCCAGCACAGCGCCCCCTACAG GTACGGAGGTGGCAGAGTCCTGGTATAAAGAATGCAGCAAATACGATTTCAGCTCTCCAGGCTTCACGAGCGGCGCAG GCAACTTCACTCAGATGATCTGGAGAGCCTCGTTGCAGGTGGGAACAGGACTGGCGACGGACGGACAGGGAATGTTCATCGCCGTCACGTTCTACGACCCCCCCGGAAACATCGCCAACGAAGGCTACTTCCAGGACAACGTGCTTCCCAAGGGGACCAGGCTCTAG